A genomic window from Glycine soja cultivar W05 chromosome 10, ASM419377v2, whole genome shotgun sequence includes:
- the LOC114370865 gene encoding protein LAZY 1-like, which translates to MKLLGWMHRKFRQNSAEPFKDLIIGGNSCDEEHNYPKASFGNYKHVKQQSHHQKELRKSFDHDEYEEDSAGAMYELFHGFLAIGTLGSEASTTPTFAISLENITEKEDEVTENELKLINDELEKVLVLGEDNDEPSSISCGRSSHGSIITLSGGGGKPAAATLLEGDQSNGNAVCPLQGYLFGSAIELSETTTTVTVAKKEHRTSLGELFQRTKLAEENNNFGPKEADKSAMHLMKKKLKKKMRSSTSTTVDSASADRKLHKILHMFHRKVHPENSTSGAQKCDKYQKKKTMNEGSEEDILMIQPKRAELSKENYTRQYKIQPNPFQFTLGCEEDSSENKEHWIKTDADYLVLEL; encoded by the exons ATGAAG TTACTTGGATGGATGCATAGAAAATTTCGCCAGAATAGCGCTGAACCGTTCAAAGACTTGATCATCG GAGGGAATTCTTGCGATGAGGAGCACAACTATCCGAAAGCAAGCTTTGGGAATTACAAACATGTGAAACAACAaagtcatcatcaaaaagagcTAAGAAAATCATTCGATCATGATGAGTATGAGGAAGATTCAGCGGGAGCTATGTATGAGCTGTTCCATGGGTTCCTGGCAATTGGAACTCTTGGTTCGGAGGCATCAACGACGCCAACATTTGCCATCTCTTTGGAGAACATAACCGAAAAGGAAGATGAAGTGACCGAGAATGAATTGAAGCTGATAAACGATGAGCTAGAGAAAGTTCTGGTACTGGGAGAGGATAATGATGAGCCATCGTCAATATCATGTGGGAGAAGCAGTCATGGAAGCATAATAACTCTGAGCGGAGGAGGGGGGAAGCCTGCTGCAGCTACGTTGTTGGAAGGAGATCAATCAAATGGAAATGCAGTTTGTCCACTTCAGGGGTATCTGTTTGGATCAGCAATTGAACTGTctgaaacaacaacaacagttaCAGTGGCAAAGAAGGAGCACAGGACTTCACTTGGGGAGCTGTTCCAGAGAACCAAATTGGCAGAGGAAAACAACAACTTTGGCCCAAAGGAAGCAGATAAATCTGCCATGCATCTCATGAAGAAAAAGCTCAAGAAAAAAATGCGAAGCTCCACCTCCACAACTGTTGATTCCGCTTCAGCAGACAGAAAACTGCATAAG ATTCTCCATATGTTTCACAGGAAAGTTCACCCTGAAAATTCAACATCAGGTGCACAAAAGTGTGATAAAtaccaaaagaagaaaacaatgaaTGAGGGATCAGAGGAAGATATATTAATGATACAGCCCAAAAGAGCAGAACTGTCAAAGGAAAATTACACGCGACAGTATAAGATCCAACCGAATCCATTCCAGTTTACACTTGGCTGTGAAGAAGATTCTTCTGAGAATAAGGAACACTGGATCAAAACAGATGCCGATT ACTTAGTCTTGGAGCTCTAA